Proteins encoded by one window of Planktothrix tepida PCC 9214:
- a CDS encoding N-6 DNA methylase, whose translation MNTATHDIVAKLWNLCNVLKDGGISFHQYMIELTYLLFLKMAKETGTESLIPEGYRWDDLKTKPESEQLEFYKQLLNHLEKDGSVIVKAIFADAKSSINRPNTLSTLVNEIDKLDWYNARRESIGDVYEGLLEKNANESKAGAGQYFTPRPLIDSMVHVMRPTLEDIIQDPAAGTGGFLIAADRYIREYSDPNSWTKKQKEKYHTNTFYGMELVSDTHRLALMNLMLHGLDFNPQGTGIRYGDTLSSDGKNLPPATLILTNPPFGSKKGGGLPDRKDFDFSTSNKQFCFLQHIYLGLKPGGRAAAVFPDNVLFESNVGRQIRTDLMDKCNLHTILRLPSGIFYAQGVKTNVLFFTRGKTEKGNTKEVWVYDLRANTPQFGKRTSLMRQHFEEFETAFGDDPFGSSVSLAKRTDTGEKGRFRKFSRDWIAERGDNLDISWLNNESEDDNNNLPEPAILAQEAIGELEAAIAELQGILQELGEEINF comes from the coding sequence ATGAATACTGCCACCCACGACATTGTTGCCAAGCTCTGGAATCTCTGTAACGTCCTCAAGGACGGCGGGATATCCTTTCATCAATACATGATCGAGCTAACCTACTTACTGTTTCTCAAGATGGCTAAGGAAACGGGAACTGAAAGTCTGATTCCAGAGGGTTATCGCTGGGACGATTTGAAAACCAAGCCAGAATCTGAACAGCTTGAATTTTATAAGCAACTTCTGAATCACTTAGAGAAAGATGGTTCTGTCATTGTCAAAGCAATTTTTGCAGATGCTAAATCTTCTATCAATAGACCAAATACGCTTTCTACACTTGTTAATGAAATAGACAAGCTTGATTGGTACAATGCGCGACGGGAAAGTATAGGAGATGTATATGAAGGACTCCTTGAAAAAAATGCCAATGAATCAAAGGCTGGTGCAGGTCAGTATTTTACGCCACGTCCGTTAATTGACAGTATGGTTCATGTCATGCGTCCCACCTTAGAAGATATCATTCAAGACCCTGCTGCTGGTACGGGTGGATTTTTGATTGCTGCTGATAGATATATTCGAGAATATAGCGATCCCAATAGTTGGACTAAAAAGCAAAAAGAAAAATATCACACCAATACTTTCTACGGAATGGAACTTGTGTCAGACACACACCGTTTAGCATTAATGAATTTGATGCTGCATGGACTCGATTTTAATCCGCAAGGCACAGGTATTCGTTATGGCGATACACTTTCATCCGATGGAAAAAACTTACCGCCAGCAACTCTAATTCTTACAAATCCACCTTTTGGTAGCAAAAAAGGTGGGGGTTTACCTGACCGAAAAGATTTTGATTTTTCCACCAGCAACAAACAATTTTGCTTCTTACAACACATTTATCTAGGCTTAAAACCGGGTGGTCGCGCTGCGGCTGTATTTCCTGACAACGTGCTATTTGAGAGTAATGTGGGACGACAGATCCGAACTGACTTGATGGACAAATGCAATCTTCATACAATTCTGCGGTTGCCATCTGGTATTTTCTATGCTCAGGGTGTCAAAACCAATGTATTGTTTTTTACTCGTGGGAAGACAGAAAAGGGTAATACCAAAGAAGTTTGGGTGTATGACCTGCGTGCTAATACTCCCCAATTTGGTAAGCGAACATCCCTGATGCGTCAACATTTTGAGGAGTTTGAAACAGCCTTTGGTGATGATCCCTTCGGTAGTTCAGTTAGTTTAGCTAAACGCACTGATACTGGAGAGAAAGGACGCTTTAGAAAATTTTCCCGTGACTGGATTGCTGAACGAGGGGATAATCTAGATATCTCCTGGCTTAACAATGAAAGCGAAGATGATAACAATAATTTACCCGAACCTGCTATCTTAGCCCAAGAAGCAATAGGTGAATTGGAAGCTGCGATCGCCGAGTTGCAGGGAATTCTGCAAGAATTAGGTGAGGAAATTAACTTTTAG